AAATGGCAGGTCGTTTATTCGGGCAGGATTCTTTCCATTCGTGCGGAGCGGGAACCTTTGACGAGGATCACATCATTGGGTTGGAGAGTCTGCTGTAGAAGAGGAAGCAGATCACCTGGTTCTTCCATAACGTGTACCAGACGTTGGGTGGTTGCTTGCCAGCCCTCTGCTAGGTTTGAGGCATAGGGGCCACAGGTGAAGAGGGCTGAGAC
The SAR324 cluster bacterium DNA segment above includes these coding regions:
- a CDS encoding UDP-N-acetylmuramoyl-tripeptide--D-alanyl-D-alanine ligase, which translates into the protein VSALFTCGPYASNLAEGWQATTQRLVHVMEEPGDLLPLLQQTLQPNDVILVKGSRSARMERILPE